The following are encoded together in the Bradyrhizobium genosp. L genome:
- a CDS encoding ABC transporter permease, with translation MSDAVVPHRAEDQPRAPIGWFRRALDSDVFYSFRRSKLTMVAAAITVLFFLLAIFASWLAVQNPFDPSQLQLINSRIPPLWTADGQSPFLLGTDEQGRDVFSAILYGLRISLAVGVAGVVFAGALGIALGLIAGYFGGAVDSVIMRIADVQLTFPAILIALLVNGIAKSMLGNRLDEWSMLGVLVISIGLSFWVGYARTVRGSVMVEKNKDYVAAAQLIGLPAPKIMLRHVLPNTMGPILVIATINLALAIITEATLSFLGVGLPDTMPSLGTLIRIGNNYLFAGEWWIVAFPGIALAGLILSINLLGDWLRDALNPKLR, from the coding sequence ATGTCCGACGCCGTCGTCCCCCATCGCGCCGAAGACCAGCCACGAGCGCCCATCGGCTGGTTCAGGCGTGCGCTCGACAGTGATGTCTTCTACTCGTTCCGCCGCTCCAAGCTGACCATGGTGGCTGCCGCGATCACGGTGCTGTTCTTCCTGCTCGCGATCTTTGCTTCGTGGCTGGCGGTGCAGAACCCGTTCGATCCGTCGCAGCTGCAGCTGATCAACTCGCGGATCCCGCCATTGTGGACCGCCGATGGCCAGAGCCCGTTCCTGCTCGGCACTGACGAGCAAGGTCGCGACGTGTTCTCCGCCATCCTCTATGGCTTGCGCATCTCGCTCGCCGTCGGCGTGGCCGGCGTGGTCTTCGCCGGCGCGCTTGGCATCGCGCTCGGGCTGATCGCGGGCTATTTCGGCGGTGCGGTCGACAGCGTGATCATGCGGATTGCCGACGTCCAGCTCACCTTCCCCGCGATCCTGATCGCGCTGCTGGTCAATGGCATCGCCAAGTCGATGCTCGGCAACCGGTTGGACGAATGGAGCATGCTGGGGGTGCTGGTGATCTCGATCGGCCTCAGTTTCTGGGTGGGCTATGCCCGGACGGTGCGCGGCTCGGTCATGGTCGAGAAAAACAAGGACTATGTGGCAGCCGCCCAGCTGATCGGCCTGCCCGCGCCGAAGATCATGCTGCGGCATGTGCTGCCGAACACGATGGGCCCAATCCTGGTCATTGCCACCATCAATCTTGCGCTTGCCATCATCACCGAGGCGACGCTGTCCTTTCTCGGCGTCGGCCTACCCGACACCATGCCCTCGCTCGGCACCCTGATCCGGATCGGCAACAATTATCTGTTCGCCGGCGAATGGTGGATCGTCGCCTTTCCGGGCATTGCGCTGGCGGGCCTGATCCTTTCCATCAACCTGCTCGGCGACTGGCTGCGCGACGCGCTGAATCCAAAACTCCGATGA
- a CDS encoding ABC transporter permease, with product MLAFTLRRVLQAIGVMVAVGVIAFAMFRFAGDPVSQIVSIDTSAAERASIRQSLGLDDPVLVQFGRYFINALQFKFGVSYQFRLPVSSLLAERMPATLELAIVATIFAMVCGILMGVYSALRRDTILARLFQAVSLIGISLPTFLIGILLIYLFAVTLGWLPSFGRGEVVKLGWWSTGLLTVSGWKAIIMPAVTLGLFQMTLIMRLVRAEMLEVLRTDYIRFARARGLTTRAIHFGHALKNTLVPVITVAGLQFGSVIAFSIITETVFQWPGMGLLFVQAVQNVDIPIMAAYLLMVSLIFVTINLVVDILYTVVDPRLRSTVGRAA from the coding sequence TCGCCATGTTCCGTTTCGCCGGCGATCCGGTCAGCCAGATCGTCTCGATCGACACCTCGGCTGCGGAGCGCGCCTCGATCCGGCAATCGCTCGGCCTCGACGATCCCGTGCTGGTGCAGTTCGGCCGCTACTTCATCAATGCGCTGCAATTCAAGTTCGGCGTCTCCTATCAATTCCGCCTGCCGGTCTCCTCGCTGCTCGCCGAGCGGATGCCGGCGACGCTGGAGCTCGCGATCGTCGCCACGATCTTTGCGATGGTGTGTGGCATCCTGATGGGGGTTTATTCGGCGCTGCGGCGTGACACCATCCTCGCCAGATTATTCCAGGCGGTATCGCTGATCGGCATTTCGCTGCCGACCTTCCTGATCGGCATCCTCTTGATCTACCTGTTCGCGGTGACCTTGGGCTGGCTGCCCTCGTTTGGCCGTGGCGAGGTGGTGAAGCTCGGCTGGTGGTCGACCGGGCTGCTCACTGTCTCCGGCTGGAAAGCGATCATCATGCCGGCGGTCACGCTCGGGCTGTTCCAGATGACCCTGATCATGCGGCTGGTGCGCGCCGAAATGCTGGAAGTGCTGCGCACCGACTATATCCGCTTCGCCCGCGCCCGCGGCCTGACCACGCGCGCGATCCATTTCGGCCACGCGCTGAAGAACACGCTGGTTCCGGTCATCACCGTAGCCGGCCTGCAATTTGGCTCGGTTATTGCTTTCTCGATCATCACCGAAACCGTGTTCCAGTGGCCGGGCATGGGGCTTCTGTTCGTGCAGGCCGTGCAGAATGTCGATATCCCGATCATGGCCGCGTATCTCCTGATGGTCTCGCTGATCTTCGTCACCATCAATCTCGTGGTCGATATCCTCTACACCGTCGTCGATCCGCGGCTGCGGTCGACCGTCGGCCGCGCGGCGTGA